From Mucilaginibacter rubeus, a single genomic window includes:
- the hxlB gene encoding 6-phospho-3-hexuloisomerase has translation MDLIDQKSEAIAKDIQNNLTQILQEHTALSQKMDFSPFIKLINDIIKADAIFLIASGRSGFAMRAIAMRLMHLGFQVYFVGETITPAIKAGDVLWAASGSGTTGIIVKAAEKAKQAGAKVIAFTTNEASTLARLANTHILVPAAEKQDHGGSKSRQYAGSLFEQAVLLIGDAIFIELWKINGTPAEELWKRHANME, from the coding sequence ATGGATTTAATTGATCAAAAAAGCGAAGCAATAGCTAAGGATATTCAAAATAATCTGACACAGATACTTCAGGAACATACTGCTTTGTCCCAAAAGATGGATTTCAGTCCATTCATCAAACTCATTAACGATATCATTAAAGCGGATGCAATTTTTCTTATCGCTTCAGGTCGTTCGGGCTTCGCGATGCGGGCTATAGCCATGCGTTTAATGCATCTGGGCTTTCAGGTATATTTTGTTGGTGAAACCATAACCCCGGCTATAAAAGCTGGCGATGTCCTCTGGGCAGCATCAGGTTCGGGTACTACCGGGATTATCGTGAAAGCGGCTGAAAAAGCAAAACAGGCTGGTGCAAAAGTAATCGCTTTTACTACGAATGAAGCATCAACGCTGGCCAGACTCGCAAATACGCATATCCTCGTCCCGGCGGCGGAAAAGCAGGATCATGGTGGCAGCAAATCCAGGCAGTACGCAGGGAGCCTTTTTGAGCAAGCCGTTCTTCTGATTGGTGATGCGATATTCATAGAACTCTGGAAAATTAACGGTACTCCTGCCGAAGAACTGTGGAAACGCCACGCGAACATGGAATAA
- a CDS encoding RNA polymerase sigma factor, which yields MNTGAGAKHELLPNLFRLEYSKMTAVLYRRFGLKHIEIAEDIVSDTFATASANWVANGIPENPVAWLYTVAKNKARDCLKHLNVVENHQKESNPDDHEDGINDLEFTRQHISDSQLAMIFAVCNPGISPEAQICLALQVLCGFSVEVIANAFLAKTETIKKRLQRARAELRRDNFQISVLTKSEIMRRMDTVLKTLYLLFNEGYFSKTSDKQVQKELCLEAIRLILLLTENALTNTPQANALLALFCFQSSRLDARVNNKGEAITYEQQDRKLWDKALTEKGNYYLVEACNGNETSKYHLEAAIAYWHTTPADTNKWQHILQLYNQLVIIERSPVALLNRIFALAKVNGHAPAIAETEKLNMIENSHYHELLGYLYTATDPAQAVVHYDKAILLTKSSAEKKTLQKEIQQLRLKRPE from the coding sequence ATGAATACCGGCGCCGGCGCTAAACATGAGCTTTTGCCTAACCTGTTCAGGTTAGAGTATTCCAAAATGACAGCGGTTTTATACCGCCGTTTTGGCCTAAAGCACATTGAAATAGCGGAGGACATTGTGAGCGATACTTTTGCTACAGCCTCAGCAAACTGGGTTGCAAACGGCATACCCGAAAACCCGGTAGCGTGGCTTTATACAGTCGCAAAAAACAAGGCAAGGGATTGCCTCAAACACCTGAATGTTGTTGAAAATCATCAGAAAGAGAGCAATCCGGATGATCATGAAGATGGGATAAACGATCTTGAGTTTACACGTCAACATATTTCAGACAGTCAGCTGGCTATGATATTTGCTGTATGCAACCCCGGTATTTCACCTGAAGCGCAGATCTGTCTGGCGCTTCAGGTACTTTGCGGTTTTAGCGTGGAAGTAATAGCCAATGCCTTTTTAGCTAAAACAGAAACTATAAAAAAACGACTGCAACGAGCCCGTGCCGAACTTCGGCGGGATAATTTTCAGATCAGCGTACTCACCAAAAGCGAAATAATGAGGCGAATGGATACAGTATTAAAAACACTGTATCTGTTATTTAACGAAGGATATTTTTCTAAAACAAGCGATAAGCAGGTACAAAAAGAGCTTTGTCTTGAAGCCATCCGGTTAATACTTTTATTAACAGAAAACGCATTGACCAATACTCCCCAGGCAAATGCCTTGCTGGCCTTGTTCTGTTTTCAAAGTTCGCGCCTTGACGCCCGTGTAAATAATAAAGGCGAGGCCATCACTTACGAGCAACAGGACAGAAAACTTTGGGATAAAGCACTAACTGAAAAAGGTAACTATTACCTGGTTGAAGCCTGCAACGGCAACGAGACATCAAAATATCACCTGGAAGCAGCTATAGCCTACTGGCATACCACTCCTGCCGATACCAACAAATGGCAACATATTTTGCAATTGTACAATCAGCTTGTTATTATAGAGCGCTCGCCCGTAGCACTGCTTAACAGGATTTTTGCTTTGGCCAAAGTAAACGGGCACGCACCGGCAATTGCCGAAACCGAAAAGTTAAACATGATTGAAAATAGCCACTATCATGAATTACTGGGATATCTGTATACAGCTACCGATCCTGCCCAAGCCGTAGTCCACTACGATAAAGCCATCCTTTTAACAAAATCGTCAGCCGAAAAGAAAACCCTTCAAAAAGAAATACAGCAGTTGAGATTGAAGCGTCCGGAGTAG
- a CDS encoding SRPBCC family protein — protein sequence MTTTDFSTTLMVNQTPEEVFDAIKNVRGWWSGLHAESFDGESDKLGDEFSFFAGDGAHYTKHKLVELVPSKKITWLVTDSKLTFVPNQTEWTGTNLSFDISAEGDATKIVFTHKGLVPEFECYSACAPAWTQYVQQQLPNWIATATATKAV from the coding sequence ATGACAACAACAGATTTTAGCACAACCTTAATGGTAAATCAAACACCTGAAGAAGTTTTTGATGCCATAAAAAACGTTCGCGGCTGGTGGTCTGGCCTGCATGCAGAAAGCTTTGACGGAGAATCGGATAAACTTGGTGATGAGTTTTCTTTTTTTGCCGGCGATGGCGCGCATTATACTAAGCATAAGCTTGTTGAACTGGTTCCATCCAAAAAAATAACCTGGTTGGTAACAGATAGTAAATTAACCTTTGTACCAAACCAAACCGAGTGGACCGGCACAAACCTATCTTTTGATATTTCGGCCGAGGGCGATGCCACAAAAATTGTGTTTACGCATAAGGGCCTGGTTCCGGAATTTGAATGCTACAGCGCTTGCGCACCAGCCTGGACACAATATGTTCAGCAGCAATTACCAAATTGGATAGCTACAGCCACTGCGACTAAAGCGGTATAG
- a CDS encoding helix-turn-helix domain-containing protein: MIYIRNLNNCPPSYLNDPGRKDFFEIVWLKNEDPLHALNTTDFDVKGDWIYLIPPYRVHQLNKAGKNGELLSFKRELIDDEDKEFLLDIFKIFNVQGEFSCLRLDREAADGLSGVYNLLMEEYQKPNSELVILKALLRVFLLKLIKVKEQEFTGHDIHQKRVYEFLMLLESNYIEVRNIDFYAGKLGVSSKRLNQILKDKLNKTGTQIIHDRIILEAKRLIIHSEQTIKEISFELGFSDRPYFSRFFKKQTGQTPDEFQKQAQNHLKSKFNTLV; this comes from the coding sequence ATGATCTATATCAGAAATCTGAACAATTGCCCGCCAAGCTATTTGAATGATCCTGGCCGGAAAGATTTTTTTGAAATTGTTTGGCTCAAAAATGAAGACCCTTTACACGCTTTAAACACTACAGATTTTGATGTAAAAGGCGATTGGATTTATCTGATACCGCCATATCGCGTACATCAGCTAAATAAGGCAGGTAAAAACGGCGAACTATTATCATTTAAACGGGAACTGATAGACGATGAGGATAAGGAGTTTTTGTTGGATATCTTCAAGATATTCAACGTTCAGGGAGAGTTTTCCTGTTTGAGATTGGATAGGGAGGCTGCTGATGGGTTAAGTGGTGTGTACAATTTGCTAATGGAAGAATACCAGAAACCAAACAGCGAGTTAGTTATTCTGAAAGCATTACTAAGGGTGTTTTTATTAAAACTAATCAAGGTTAAGGAACAAGAGTTTACCGGCCATGATATTCACCAGAAAAGGGTTTATGAATTTCTGATGCTTTTGGAAAGTAACTATATTGAAGTTCGTAATATCGATTTCTATGCCGGGAAGCTTGGCGTGAGCTCAAAAAGATTGAACCAAATCTTAAAAGATAAGCTAAATAAAACGGGTACCCAGATCATTCACGACAGGATAATACTGGAAGCTAAAAGACTGATCATCCACAGTGAACAAACCATCAAAGAGATCTCATTTGAACTGGGTTTTTCAGACCGTCCTTATTTCAGCCGTTTCTTCAAAAAGCAAACGGGGCAAACGCCTGATGAATTTCAGAAACAGGCTCAAAATCATTTAAAATCAAAGTTTAATACACTGGTGTAG
- a CDS encoding acyltransferase family protein: MKKSTGAAPALPAGRIASVDVYRGLVMLLMMGEVLSFQDVSGLLPGNRFWAILAFNQSHVAWTWLSLHDMIQPSFTFLVGVVLPFSLASRINKGATKTALLTHAIKRSLILILLGIFLRSLGKNQTYFTFEDTLTQIGLGYTFLVMLGFCSRRIQIGALIIILLGYWLAFALYPLPGPGFNYAFAGVSPTWEYNLHGFAAHWNKNTNLAWAFDSWFLNLFPRSSPFLYNDGGYSTLSFIPTLGTMILGLLAGGVLMSNSPSSTKLKSLLITGISLIAFGVLLHLTNLNPIVKRIWTPAWAIFSGGICFCFLSLLYFIVDLKEYKKPLFFLKVIGMNSIAAYVMSDGGIRQFITDNLYIHLGPHYDQVFGIAYATLISGALTLLLLWLILYWMYKRGIYIKI; the protein is encoded by the coding sequence ATGAAAAAAAGTACAGGGGCTGCTCCTGCCCTGCCAGCAGGCCGAATTGCTTCAGTGGATGTTTACCGGGGTTTAGTGATGTTGCTGATGATGGGAGAAGTTCTTTCCTTTCAGGATGTATCGGGTTTGCTACCGGGCAACCGTTTTTGGGCAATCCTCGCCTTCAACCAGTCGCACGTTGCCTGGACCTGGTTAAGCCTTCACGACATGATCCAGCCCTCCTTTACTTTTTTAGTGGGTGTGGTACTTCCTTTCTCTCTGGCCTCCAGAATAAATAAAGGTGCTACCAAAACAGCACTTCTTACCCACGCCATCAAGCGGTCGCTGATCCTGATTCTTCTCGGTATCTTCTTAAGATCATTAGGTAAAAATCAAACTTATTTCACTTTTGAAGATACTTTAACCCAGATAGGACTCGGCTATACCTTTCTTGTTATGCTCGGTTTCTGTTCCCGCAGGATACAAATAGGAGCGCTCATCATTATACTATTGGGATACTGGCTTGCTTTTGCGTTGTATCCTTTGCCCGGCCCGGGTTTCAACTATGCATTCGCAGGAGTAAGCCCAACCTGGGAATATAACCTGCACGGATTCGCGGCGCACTGGAACAAAAACACTAACCTGGCCTGGGCCTTCGATAGTTGGTTTCTCAATCTATTTCCGCGCAGCTCACCCTTCCTTTACAATGATGGCGGCTATTCCACACTGAGCTTCATTCCAACTTTAGGTACTATGATCCTTGGCCTTTTGGCCGGCGGAGTGTTAATGAGTAATTCCCCAAGCAGTACAAAACTGAAATCTCTGCTCATCACCGGAATCAGCCTCATTGCATTCGGGGTCTTGCTGCACCTGACAAATCTCAATCCAATCGTAAAAAGGATCTGGACTCCTGCCTGGGCAATTTTCAGCGGAGGGATCTGTTTTTGCTTCCTGTCATTGCTTTACTTCATCGTTGATTTAAAAGAATACAAAAAACCATTATTCTTCCTTAAGGTAATCGGCATGAATTCTATAGCGGCATACGTAATGTCAGACGGAGGCATACGTCAATTCATAACCGACAATCTTTACATACATCTCGGCCCACATTACGACCAGGTTTTCGGAATAGCCTATGCTACACTCATCAGCGGCGCTTTAACACTGCTTTTACTATGGCTGATACTGTACTGGATGTACAAACGGGGAATATATATTAAGATTTAA
- a CDS encoding MarC family protein, producing MMPEFFHSFIHLLFIGIIALFPVVNPIGSALIILPYFANLDAAEKRKAVNKITVYAFSICTVSLFAGHWILELFGISIPVIQLAGGIMICKMGWEFLSSDKQDSDPQESPVDGAKPSGYHNIEDKLFYPITFPITTGAGTISVLFTLSAHSASPDMKDYFINTGAIMLSIIFMCVLIYIFYLNTKTLVAFLGSNGEKIFNRITSFLIFCVGLQIAFTGIKSLFKL from the coding sequence ATGATGCCTGAGTTTTTCCATTCCTTTATACATCTGCTTTTTATAGGTATTATCGCATTGTTTCCGGTTGTAAACCCGATAGGTTCGGCGTTAATCATTCTACCTTACTTTGCTAATCTTGATGCTGCCGAAAAGCGAAAGGCCGTGAATAAAATTACAGTATATGCTTTTTCAATCTGTACGGTTTCATTGTTTGCGGGGCATTGGATCCTGGAATTGTTTGGAATTTCCATTCCTGTTATTCAGCTGGCAGGCGGGATTATGATCTGTAAAATGGGCTGGGAGTTTTTATCATCCGATAAGCAGGATAGCGATCCACAGGAAAGTCCGGTTGATGGTGCAAAGCCGTCCGGGTATCATAATATAGAAGACAAGCTATTCTATCCCATTACATTCCCCATCACAACAGGGGCCGGCACAATTTCTGTATTGTTTACGCTTAGCGCGCACAGCGCCTCTCCCGATATGAAAGACTATTTTATTAATACCGGCGCTATCATGCTTTCCATCATTTTTATGTGCGTGCTCATCTACATATTTTACCTGAACACCAAAACGCTTGTCGCTTTTCTGGGCTCAAACGGCGAAAAAATATTTAACAGGATTACTTCATTTTTGATATTCTGCGTGGGGCTTCAGATTGCTTTTACCGGCATAAAAAGCCTATTCAAATTATAA
- the hxlA gene encoding 3-hexulose-6-phosphate synthase translates to MAKLQVAIDLLTTEDALALAAKVAPYVDIIELGTPLIKNMGSGVITAMKNAHPDKLVFADLKTADAGELEADIAFKAGADLVTVMGAAGNATIIGAVKAAKAHGKGVVVDTIGYPDRVKRAREVTDLGVDFVELHAGLDEQWTAGYSIQVLIDEAARAGVPVSVAGGVNLSNVTEVIKAGAQVAVAGAAIYGAEDPAAAAKALREAVDAV, encoded by the coding sequence ATGGCAAAATTACAAGTAGCAATAGACTTATTGACAACAGAAGACGCATTGGCACTGGCCGCTAAAGTTGCCCCTTATGTAGATATTATAGAATTGGGTACTCCCCTAATCAAAAACATGGGCTCGGGCGTGATAACGGCAATGAAAAACGCACATCCCGACAAACTGGTATTTGCAGATCTTAAAACAGCCGATGCCGGTGAGCTTGAAGCCGATATCGCATTTAAAGCGGGTGCTGATTTAGTGACCGTTATGGGTGCAGCCGGAAACGCGACGATTATTGGTGCAGTTAAAGCCGCGAAAGCTCACGGCAAAGGTGTTGTGGTGGACACTATCGGTTATCCTGACCGCGTGAAACGTGCACGTGAAGTGACTGATCTTGGAGTTGATTTCGTTGAGCTTCATGCCGGACTGGATGAGCAATGGACCGCCGGTTACTCTATCCAGGTATTAATTGATGAAGCGGCAAGGGCCGGCGTTCCGGTTTCTGTTGCAGGCGGTGTGAACCTGAGCAATGTTACCGAGGTTATTAAAGCCGGTGCCCAGGTGGCTGTAGCAGGCGCTGCAATTTATGGTGCCGAAGATCCCGCTGCTGCTGCCAAAGCACTCCGTGAAGCGGTTGACGCGGTCTAA
- a CDS encoding bifunctional YncE family protein/alkaline phosphatase family protein: MRISTIVFGVTSFLTFSFFGIQNSLAQSAKTPQRRKDVKAPVDTSWNKLSAGDRMFVNSQLFNPAGQTLDLPKGTRVLNIELARKKKFLVSKSNKGLAVISADSFKVVNQFEYEKGESGSMYGLAIGGNDSTVYFTGAQRNLYIGKLNQSGVFKLSKEIDLSIDKKPTTPLGIGLVSNNVAYVALAIPNQVAVVDIDKGKVLNKIPVGVCPYAIAISKDKKLAFVSNFGGPNAKKGDRTEASAGTKVAVDDYSIALRGSVSVIDIQSRKVIHEITTRIHPESMVLSPDGDLLYVSDDSGDGISVVDAKTFKVVQTISTKPDPALPYGSLTTGLSFSPDGKVLYAANAGNNSIALINPKQPQKGPYGFVAAGGFPGAVCATEDHLFIGNVTPLKQGSLQKAVLPTNKEQLARYTADAEKGFHFIEMLRAQAEANLTAKPQPVPSNVGEPSSIKHVVYIIRENKKFDQELGDFGKGNCDPKLVEYSKQVTPNAHSLAEQFVLLDNYYCNGINSSDGHQWATQGISTPYHEKDFSAGHCAYDFGTDPLCYAGCGFIWDHLLRKGISFRNFGELDFAEVTNGKTWTDLYNGWKNKSDSIFYKCGYQVKSLEKYSDLRFPGWNLTIPEGIRTDVFIKALQEYEAKGSFPEFTIIYLSNDHTSGYAENLPTPRAYVADNDLATGRVIEALSKSSFWKDMAIFINEDDPQSGTDHVDGHRSVCFVAGPYVKRNTTVSKFYNQASVLHTICQIFGVQPMNQLVAMAPLMTDCFKANPDYQGYASLTPVIPVNEMNPPKKKMTSKTMIKLAPLTQKLDFSKPDLNDKDALLFSEYLWSTIHGDIPFPKAYFGAHGKGLKALGLKADPQFKDDDD, from the coding sequence ATGAGAATATCAACCATTGTCTTTGGTGTTACTTCTTTCCTAACCTTTTCGTTTTTTGGCATTCAAAATTCATTGGCCCAATCAGCAAAAACGCCTCAAAGACGAAAAGACGTGAAAGCCCCGGTTGATACTTCCTGGAATAAATTATCGGCAGGTGACAGGATGTTTGTGAACAGTCAGTTGTTTAATCCCGCCGGGCAAACCCTGGATTTACCCAAAGGCACCCGGGTATTGAACATTGAATTGGCCCGTAAAAAGAAGTTTCTTGTTTCAAAAAGCAACAAAGGGTTAGCTGTTATCAGTGCCGATAGCTTTAAAGTTGTTAACCAGTTTGAATATGAAAAAGGCGAATCGGGGTCGATGTATGGACTTGCCATTGGCGGCAATGACTCTACAGTATATTTTACCGGCGCGCAAAGAAACCTGTATATAGGAAAACTTAACCAGTCAGGCGTATTTAAGCTTTCTAAGGAAATTGATCTTTCAATTGATAAAAAGCCAACAACACCATTAGGTATTGGACTGGTTAGCAACAATGTCGCTTATGTAGCGCTTGCTATTCCTAACCAGGTTGCAGTTGTAGATATTGACAAAGGCAAAGTATTAAACAAAATACCTGTTGGTGTTTGCCCTTACGCCATTGCTATCAGTAAAGACAAAAAGCTTGCGTTCGTCAGCAATTTCGGCGGCCCGAACGCTAAAAAAGGGGACAGAACGGAAGCGTCCGCGGGCACAAAGGTTGCCGTGGACGATTACTCTATAGCGCTGCGCGGTTCTGTTTCTGTAATTGATATCCAATCAAGAAAAGTAATTCATGAAATCACTACCCGCATACACCCCGAGTCGATGGTTTTGTCGCCTGACGGGGATTTGCTTTATGTAAGTGATGATAGCGGCGATGGCATAAGCGTAGTAGATGCGAAAACCTTTAAAGTTGTGCAAACAATCAGTACCAAACCAGATCCCGCGCTTCCATACGGAAGCCTGACGACTGGATTATCGTTCAGTCCGGACGGTAAGGTCTTATACGCAGCCAACGCGGGTAACAATTCAATCGCGCTTATTAACCCCAAACAACCACAAAAAGGTCCTTACGGTTTTGTTGCGGCCGGCGGCTTTCCGGGAGCGGTTTGCGCTACAGAAGACCATTTATTTATCGGAAATGTAACGCCGCTTAAACAGGGTTCTTTACAAAAGGCTGTACTACCCACCAATAAAGAACAATTAGCCAGATACACCGCAGATGCGGAAAAAGGGTTCCATTTTATAGAAATGTTAAGGGCACAGGCCGAGGCGAATTTGACCGCTAAACCTCAGCCGGTTCCATCAAACGTTGGAGAGCCTTCTTCCATAAAACATGTTGTTTACATCATCAGGGAAAATAAAAAATTCGATCAGGAATTGGGTGATTTTGGGAAAGGGAATTGCGACCCTAAACTTGTTGAATATTCCAAACAGGTAACACCAAACGCGCACAGCCTTGCCGAACAGTTTGTTTTATTGGATAATTATTATTGCAATGGCATCAACTCAAGCGATGGGCATCAATGGGCAACTCAGGGCATTTCGACACCTTATCATGAAAAAGATTTTTCGGCTGGGCATTGTGCCTATGATTTTGGCACCGACCCGCTGTGTTACGCCGGTTGTGGTTTTATCTGGGATCACTTGCTACGTAAAGGTATTTCATTCCGGAATTTCGGCGAGCTGGATTTTGCTGAAGTAACAAACGGTAAAACCTGGACAGATTTATATAACGGCTGGAAAAACAAAAGTGATTCTATCTTTTACAAATGCGGATACCAGGTTAAAAGCCTTGAAAAATATAGCGATTTAAGGTTCCCAGGCTGGAATTTAACCATTCCGGAAGGGATAAGAACGGATGTTTTCATAAAAGCACTGCAGGAATATGAGGCAAAAGGCAGTTTTCCTGAATTTACCATTATTTATTTATCCAACGACCATACCAGCGGTTATGCCGAAAACCTGCCTACTCCACGCGCTTACGTGGCCGATAATGACCTGGCAACGGGCCGGGTAATTGAAGCCCTTTCAAAAAGTTCTTTCTGGAAAGATATGGCCATATTTATTAATGAAGATGACCCACAAAGTGGCACCGATCATGTGGATGGGCACAGGTCGGTTTGTTTTGTAGCCGGTCCCTATGTTAAGCGCAATACTACCGTCAGTAAATTTTATAACCAGGCATCTGTGCTTCATACCATTTGTCAGATCTTTGGTGTGCAGCCCATGAATCAACTGGTGGCAATGGCACCTTTAATGACCGACTGTTTCAAGGCCAACCCGGATTATCAGGGCTATGCTTCATTAACACCTGTTATTCCCGTAAATGAAATGAACCCGCCAAAGAAAAAGATGACCAGTAAAACCATGATAAAACTGGCCCCTTTAACGCAAAAGCTGGATTTTTCGAAACCAGACCTTAATGATAAGGATGCCTTGCTGTTCAGTGAATATTTATGGTCAACCATTCACGGTGATATACCTTTTCCAAAGGCCTATTTCGGGGCACACGGAAAAGGCTTAAAAGCATTGGGATTGAAAGCTGATCCTCAATTTAAGGACGACGACGATTAA
- a CDS encoding FMN-dependent NADH-azoreductase produces MKNILHIISSPKGEHGHSVKLARAIIKQLCNQHKECKIAERDLLAAELPYLDGLHISALFKNEAERSDDENQKLSYSDAVLREIKAADIIVLGAPMYNFGIHAALKAYIDQIVRFGHTIAYQRDGSRIGLLKDKVVYLAITAGGNYTNSGFDPVNDYIVNYLQTILNYMGIETIIPLIIEGTAAPDFMVDYDQICNDIQSATAVS; encoded by the coding sequence ATGAAAAATATACTGCACATTATTTCCAGCCCCAAGGGCGAACATGGTCACAGCGTTAAGCTTGCACGCGCCATTATCAAACAACTTTGTAATCAGCATAAAGAATGTAAGATTGCCGAACGTGATTTATTGGCCGCCGAACTCCCCTATCTGGATGGCCTGCATATTTCAGCATTATTTAAAAATGAAGCAGAGAGAAGCGATGATGAGAATCAAAAATTAAGTTATTCGGACGCGGTGCTCCGCGAAATAAAAGCAGCTGATATCATCGTTTTAGGAGCACCGATGTATAATTTTGGTATACACGCCGCTTTAAAGGCTTATATTGATCAGATTGTGCGCTTTGGCCATACTATAGCCTATCAGCGGGATGGCAGCAGGATTGGATTATTAAAAGATAAAGTTGTTTACCTTGCCATAACAGCAGGAGGTAACTATACCAATAGCGGATTTGACCCGGTAAATGATTACATCGTTAATTATCTTCAGACCATTTTGAACTACATGGGCATAGAGACCATTATTCCGCTCATTATTGAGGGAACCGCTGCTCCCGATTTTATGGTTGATTATGACCAGATTTGTAATGATATTCAAAGTGCAACTGCAGTGAGTTAA
- a CDS encoding YciI family protein — MKEFALIFRMSKHADAQPTPEQIQERTNWLASIAAQNKLVDKGNSLSAANARIVNNGAAITDGPYTEIKEFISGYVIIKTETLDEAVELAKANPIYKIGGSIEVREVVKLYNHDR, encoded by the coding sequence ATGAAAGAGTTTGCATTAATATTCCGGATGAGTAAACACGCTGACGCACAGCCCACACCCGAACAAATTCAGGAAAGAACAAATTGGCTGGCCAGCATAGCCGCGCAAAATAAACTGGTAGATAAAGGAAATTCGTTATCGGCGGCTAATGCGAGAATAGTAAATAATGGCGCAGCCATAACCGACGGACCTTACACCGAGATCAAGGAATTCATCAGCGGCTACGTTATCATTAAAACAGAAACCCTTGATGAGGCCGTGGAACTGGCTAAAGCCAACCCGATATATAAGATCGGCGGCAGCATTGAGGTACGCGAAGTTGTTAAGTTATATAACCATGATCGTTAA
- a CDS encoding ester cyclase: MNNTNKDFIIRWFTEVWNNSNPAVMDEMLHPDVKVHGVGETFTGSHLFKDFYDDFRKVYSNLKFDIEKMISEGDEIAALVNVFGIHTATGKEVHFSGVTIAKIEDGVLTSGWNYFDFLGLSKQVGNLEPEQLRK, encoded by the coding sequence ATGAACAACACAAACAAAGATTTTATCATCCGCTGGTTTACCGAAGTATGGAATAACAGCAACCCGGCAGTTATGGACGAAATGCTGCATCCCGATGTTAAAGTACACGGAGTAGGCGAGACATTTACAGGGTCACATCTTTTCAAAGATTTTTATGACGATTTCAGGAAAGTATATTCAAACCTTAAGTTTGATATTGAAAAAATGATATCCGAGGGCGATGAAATTGCCGCCTTGGTTAATGTATTCGGGATACATACAGCAACGGGTAAAGAGGTACATTTTAGCGGAGTCACAATCGCGAAAATTGAGGACGGCGTTCTCACTTCAGGCTGGAACTATTTTGATTTTTTAGGTTTATCTAAACAGGTAGGCAATTTGGAGCCGGAGCAATTACGCAAATAG